A stretch of the Actinoalloteichus fjordicus genome encodes the following:
- a CDS encoding NAD(P)/FAD-dependent oxidoreductase: MTEIIVIGAGIVGAACARTLARRGHRVLVVDRGPTMTGTSASCEGNLLVSDKGPGAELELALAANACWPDVVAELADELGESFPAVEFEKKGGLVVATTEAGAQPLIDFAAEQRAAGVDARVVTAQEAHELEPDLTPDLTAAVYYPQDCQVQPVAAGEALLASARRAGAEVRTGVEVLGGIVRDDRLVGITTTRGDLTADAVVLAAGPWSGEVSERIGAPVLVRPRRGMVLVTTRMPHRIFHKVYDGDYVGATQSADAALQTSSVVESTAAGTVLIGSSREQVGFDPSIRVEVLREIARKAVALFPFLAAAPVMRAYGGFRPYLDDHLPLIGQDPRLRGLWHAGGHEGAGIGLSVVTAQLLAADLLGGPAPVDPTPFRPSGRPLAVPDPKAGAA, translated from the coding sequence CGAGCGCCTCCTGCGAGGGCAACCTCCTCGTCTCCGACAAGGGGCCCGGTGCCGAACTGGAGCTGGCCCTCGCGGCGAACGCCTGCTGGCCGGACGTCGTCGCCGAACTCGCCGACGAACTCGGCGAGTCCTTCCCCGCCGTCGAGTTCGAGAAGAAGGGCGGACTCGTCGTGGCCACGACGGAGGCCGGCGCCCAGCCCCTGATCGACTTCGCCGCCGAGCAGCGTGCCGCCGGAGTGGACGCCCGCGTCGTGACCGCCCAGGAGGCCCACGAGCTCGAACCGGATCTCACCCCCGACCTCACCGCCGCCGTGTACTACCCGCAGGACTGCCAGGTCCAGCCCGTCGCGGCAGGCGAGGCGCTGCTGGCCTCCGCGCGCCGGGCAGGCGCCGAGGTGCGCACCGGCGTCGAGGTCCTGGGCGGCATCGTCCGCGACGACCGGCTCGTCGGCATCACCACCACCCGCGGCGACCTCACCGCAGACGCCGTCGTCCTCGCGGCGGGCCCCTGGTCCGGCGAGGTGTCGGAGCGGATCGGGGCACCGGTGCTGGTCCGCCCCCGGCGGGGGATGGTCCTGGTCACCACCCGGATGCCGCACCGGATCTTCCACAAGGTCTACGACGGCGACTACGTCGGTGCGACCCAGTCCGCCGACGCCGCCCTGCAGACCTCCAGCGTCGTCGAGTCCACTGCGGCCGGGACCGTCCTCATCGGATCGAGCCGCGAGCAGGTCGGCTTCGACCCGAGCATCCGCGTCGAGGTGCTCCGCGAGATCGCCCGCAAGGCCGTCGCCCTGTTCCCCTTCCTCGCCGCCGCCCCGGTGATGCGGGCCTACGGCGGGTTCCGGCCCTACCTCGACGATCACCTGCCGCTCATCGGGCAGGACCCCCGGCTGCGCGGCCTCTGGCACGCCGGCGGGCACGAGGGCGCGGGCATCGGGCTGTCCGTCGTCACCGCCCAGCTGCTGGCCGCCGACCTGCTCGGCGGGCCCGCTCCCGTGGACCCGACGCCGTTCCGTCCGAGCGGACGCCCGCTCGCCGTTCCCGACCCGAAGGCAGGCGCCGCATGA